The proteins below come from a single Drosophila suzukii chromosome X, CBGP_Dsuzu_IsoJpt1.0, whole genome shotgun sequence genomic window:
- the LOC136117759 gene encoding sperm acrosomal protein FSA-ACR.1-like, with protein sequence MRAYIAIILLALVAVVVAQGGGGRRGGRGSRGFDVGRSVGSFRRRGFNGGFQDFRGPRGFGSRGAFGGPGCFPPKRWAPPCRRPRPCFTTTESPLDSSSTSTDSSSSTDSSTDSSSTESSSTEQSSTEQSSTEQSSTEQSSTEQSSTEQSSTEQSSTEQSSTEQSSTEQSSTEQSSTEQSSTEQSSTEQSSTEQSSTEQSSTEQSSTEQSSTEQSSTEQSSTEKSSTEQSSTEQSSTEQSSTEQSSTEQSSTEQSSTEQSSTEQSSTEQSSTEQSSTEQSSTEQSSTEQSSTEQSSTEQSSTEQSSTEQSSTEQSSTEQSSTEQSSTEQSSTEQSSTEQSSTVSSTSG encoded by the coding sequence ATGCGTGCCTACATTGCAATTATTCTTCTTGCCCTAGTGGCTGTGGTGGTGGCACAAGGAGGCGGTGGAAGACGCGGAGGACGTGGTAGCCGAGGATTCGATGTTGGTCGCAGCGTGGGATCATTCCGCAGACGTGGCTTCAACGGTGGCTTCCAAGACTTCAGAGGTCCTAGAGGATTTGGCAGTCGCGGTGCTTTCGGAGGTCCTGGTTGCTTTCCTCCTAAGAGATGGGCTCCACCTTGTCGTCGCCCAAGACCTTGCTTTACCACTACAGAGAGTCCTTTGGACAGCTCCTCCACCTCCACTGATAGCAGCTCCTCTACTGATAGCTCGACTGATAGCAGCTCCACCGAAAGCAGCTCCACTGAACAGAGCTCTACTGAACAGAGCTCCACCGAACAGAGCTCCACTGAACAGAGCTCAACTGAACAGAGCTCCACTGAACAGAGCTCCACTGAACAGAGCTCCACTGAACAGAGCTCCACCGAACAGAGCTCCACCGAACAGAGCTCCACTGAACAGAGCTCCACTGAACAGAGCTCCACTGAACAGAGCTCCACTGAACAGAGCTCCACTGAACAGAGCTCCACTGAACAGAGCTCCACTGAACAGAGCTCCACTGAACAGAGCTCCACTGAACAGAGCTCCACTGAACAGAGCTCTACTGAAAAGAGCTCTACTGAACAGAGCTCCACCGAACAGAGCTCCACTGAACAGAGCTCCACTGAACAGAGCTCCACTGAACAGAGCTCCACTGAACAGAGCTCCACTGAACAGAGCTCTACTGAACAGAGCTCCACCGAACAGAGCTCTACTGAACAGAGCTCAACTGAACAGAGCTCCACTGAACAGAGCTCCACTGAACAGAGCTCCACTGAACAGAGCTCCACTGAACAGAGCTCCACTGAACAGAGCTCCACTGAACAGAGCTCCACTGAACAGAGCTCCACTGAACAGAGCTCCACTGAACAGAGCTCCACTGAACAGAGCTCCACTGAACAGAGCTCCACTGAACAGAGCTCCACTGTAAGCTCTACTTCGGGTTAG
- the LOC136117757 gene encoding uncharacterized protein has protein sequence MRAYIAIILFALVAVVVAQGGGGRRGGRGSRGFDVGRSVGSFRRRGFNGGFQDFRGPRGFGSRGAFGGPGCFPPKRWAPPCRRPRPCFTTTESPLDSSSSSTDSSSSTDSSTDSSSTESSSTEQSSTEQSSTEQSSTEQSSTEQSSTDSSSTEQSSTDSSSTEQSSTDSSSTEQSSTDSSSTEQSSTDSSSTEQSSTDSSSTEQSSTVSSTSG, from the coding sequence ATGCGTGCCTACATTGCAATTATTCTTTTTGCCCTAGTGGCTGTGGTGGTGGCCCAAGGAGGCGGTGGAAGACGCGGAGGACGTGGTAGCCGAGGATTCGATGTTGGTCGCAGCGTGGGATCATTCCGCAGACGTGGCTTCAACGGTGGCTTCCAAGACTTCAGAGGTCCTAGAGGATTTGGCAGTCGCGGTGCTTTCGGAGGTCCTGGTTGCTTTCCTCCTAAGAGATGGGCTCCACCCTGTCGTCGCCCAAGACCTTGCTTTACCACTACAGAGAGTCCTTTGGACAGCTCCTCCAGCTCCACTGATAGCAGCTCCTCTACTGATAGCTCGACAGATAGCAGCTCCACCGAAAGCAGCTCCACTGAACAGAGCTCTACTGAACAGAGCTCCACCGAACAGAGCTCCACTGAACAGAGCTCCACTGAACAGAGCTCCACTGATAGCAGCTCCACTGAACAGAGCTCCACTGATAGCAGCTCCACTGAACAGAGCTCCACTGATAGCAGCTCCACTGAACAGAGCTCCACTGATAGCAGCTCCACTGAACAGAGCTCCACTGATAGCAGCTCCACTGAACAGAGCTCCACTGATAGCAGCTCCACTGAACAGAGCTCCACTGTAAGCTCTACTTCGGGTTAG